Below is a window of Candidatus Hydrogenedens sp. DNA.
GTATCCTGAATATCTAACTGACCCAATGATAATTTTCTGTCCTTCTGATGCAGAACTGGGTCAATCTATTGCTCATGCACATCTCAATGAAGATGTAAATCAGGACTGGTGTATTGGTTATGCACATAATCACGGTGGAAAATGTGCTCGTGCTATAGATATGAGTTATGGATATTTAGGATGGGTATTGGATAAAAGCAATTGTAGTGACCCTGTCTCAGCCTTAAGTAGTTTTATTTATTTAGGAACGTTGCTTTCTTCCATACCCGATGTTCAAATAGATATGAGCACTGAAGTTTCCACACAATTAGGGTCTGCATTAGA
It encodes the following:
- a CDS encoding prepilin-type N-terminal cleavage/methylation domain-containing protein, which gives rise to MKKKGFTLIELLVVIAIIGILAAILLPALARAREAARRSSCQNNLKQWGLVFKMYSNEAKGERFPPMQAGKYMTYNQQPRVVLDAGPNVFVLYPEYLTDPMIIFCPSDAELGQSIAHAHLNEDVNQDWCIGYAHNHGGKCARAIDMSYGYLGWVLDKSNCSDPVSALSSFIYLGTLLSSIPDVQIDMSTEVSTQLGSAL